A stretch of the Synechocystis sp. PCC 7338 genome encodes the following:
- a CDS encoding ComEC/Rec2 family competence protein, whose protein sequence is MRFHPLALICLSFMLGLLGAGLELDLFNLRKGAVLAVLWLLATAIAIVFLPLVWRRGPTRWQWLLAGMIALLASYYALWRTPQPSPQDISRLLDPPAKSFQTITAIGTLTAGGRENAPGQQQFWLQVEQWQRPPEKEFRSRSGTLYLTLPMGEKAWQQCQQIRVTGLLYRPSSPQNPGAFNFAQYLARQGIFAGLKGETATLVGEKFCGLNPIRQRIVNAQTAWLPAQGQGKWPGLLISSIVLGAKAVNLPTELRNLFQAVGLSHFLAASGYQVSLLVGTVLLLSRKAGVSSKLAIAVGLITLAFYLGLTGLEPSVIRASVLWVGVMAALASGQKLNTVGALLLIATGMLLVNPVWSQALGFQLSFLATLGIVVMVPPLQQRLDFLPGKIAGVIAVPLAASIWTTPILLQQFGYVIPAALPLNILITPLLALLSLGGMTSALGALVFPPLGSATAWLLAFPARWLMAIAAQFQQLPTVAVGEVGMGQVVIMYGAFCLIWAFSWWRRRWGAVAIFLLAIIIFPLIFTLQTRVELTVFANNAFPVIVAQAPGEVTTITRAEDQSKTRLLTPFLAQKGINQIDCELNITPAMVGKPLPPSCAHLSWVEVKPAILQLNFGQQRWWIFLQIPQENQIPPQLPVDQRPHTAIWVGRFFPYSWLDSLRPPTAIAIASYVSKDLRQTVAKYRGQLWVTGQGAIQWNPRQGFNSAVDP, encoded by the coding sequence ATGCGTTTCCATCCCCTGGCCTTGATTTGTCTTAGTTTTATGCTCGGATTATTGGGAGCAGGGTTAGAGCTGGATTTGTTTAATCTCCGGAAGGGGGCTGTTCTAGCGGTGCTGTGGTTGCTGGCTACGGCGATCGCCATTGTTTTTCTGCCCCTAGTTTGGCGGCGGGGGCCGACTAGATGGCAATGGTTACTGGCGGGCATGATTGCCTTACTGGCCAGTTATTACGCTCTTTGGCGCACCCCCCAACCAAGTCCCCAGGATATCAGTCGTCTGCTCGATCCTCCGGCGAAGAGTTTTCAGACCATCACGGCGATCGGAACTTTGACAGCAGGGGGTAGGGAAAATGCCCCAGGTCAACAACAATTTTGGCTCCAGGTAGAACAATGGCAACGGCCACCGGAAAAAGAATTCCGATCCCGCTCTGGCACCCTGTACCTCACCCTCCCCATGGGAGAAAAAGCCTGGCAACAGTGTCAGCAAATTCGAGTCACCGGTCTGCTATACCGTCCTAGTTCTCCCCAGAATCCAGGGGCGTTTAATTTTGCCCAATATTTGGCCCGTCAGGGTATTTTTGCTGGGTTAAAAGGAGAAACGGCGACGTTGGTGGGGGAAAAATTTTGTGGTCTCAATCCCATACGGCAAAGGATTGTTAACGCCCAGACCGCCTGGTTACCAGCCCAAGGGCAAGGGAAATGGCCTGGCTTGCTGATTAGTTCCATTGTCCTGGGAGCGAAAGCGGTTAATTTGCCCACGGAATTACGCAATCTTTTCCAAGCGGTGGGGCTTTCCCATTTCCTGGCCGCCTCTGGCTATCAAGTTTCCCTGCTGGTGGGCACCGTATTGCTCCTGAGCAGAAAGGCTGGTGTCAGTTCCAAATTGGCGATAGCCGTTGGGTTAATCACTTTGGCATTTTACTTGGGCCTAACGGGGCTGGAACCTTCAGTAATCCGGGCTAGTGTTCTCTGGGTGGGGGTGATGGCGGCCCTGGCCAGTGGACAAAAATTAAATACCGTGGGGGCATTATTACTCATTGCCACAGGGATGCTATTGGTTAATCCCGTCTGGAGCCAAGCGTTGGGTTTTCAACTCAGTTTCTTGGCCACTTTAGGCATTGTGGTGATGGTGCCTCCTTTGCAGCAACGGTTGGATTTTTTGCCTGGTAAAATTGCCGGGGTGATAGCGGTACCCTTGGCGGCCAGTATTTGGACTACTCCCATCCTGTTGCAACAGTTTGGCTATGTTATCCCCGCTGCCTTGCCCCTAAATATTTTGATTACCCCCTTGTTAGCTCTGTTGAGTTTGGGGGGAATGACCAGTGCTCTGGGCGCCCTAGTTTTTCCGCCCCTGGGCAGTGCCACTGCTTGGTTATTAGCTTTCCCCGCCCGTTGGCTAATGGCGATCGCCGCCCAATTTCAACAATTACCCACGGTGGCAGTAGGGGAAGTGGGCATGGGACAGGTGGTCATAATGTACGGCGCTTTTTGTTTAATTTGGGCTTTTTCCTGGTGGCGCAGACGTTGGGGTGCCGTTGCAATATTTTTGCTAGCCATAATTATTTTTCCCCTCATTTTTACCTTGCAAACTAGGGTGGAATTGACTGTTTTTGCTAACAACGCATTCCCTGTCATCGTCGCCCAGGCCCCCGGTGAAGTGACCACCATTACTAGGGCAGAGGATCAATCCAAGACAAGATTATTAACTCCTTTCTTAGCTCAAAAGGGTATTAATCAAATTGACTGTGAACTAAACATCACCCCGGCCATGGTGGGAAAACCCCTACCGCCTTCCTGTGCCCATTTAAGTTGGGTAGAAGTCAAACCAGCAATTTTACAACTGAATTTTGGCCAGCAACGGTGGTGGATTTTCCTCCAAATTCCCCAAGAAAACCAAATTCCCCCACAATTACCAGTGGATCAGCGCCCCCACACTGCCATCTGGGTGGGCCGGTTTTTTCCCTACAGTTGGCTGGATAGTTTGCGCCCTCCCACGGCGATCGCCATTGCGTCCTATGTCAGCAAAGATTTGAGGCAAACAGTGGCAAAATATCGGGGTCAACTGTGGGTAACGGGGCAGGGAGCTATCCAATGGAATCCCCGTCAGGGCTTCAATTCTGCCGTCGATCCATGA
- a CDS encoding DUF4926 domain-containing protein, with protein sequence MYTVGGWHRFFPNSFPTLCPNLSNLCYTKHFETNEPILLQQGQVGTVVMELGKDMFEIEFSDREGIPYAMETLASNQLLVLHQEPIPAIPEERFISA encoded by the coding sequence ATCTATACTGTAGGGGGCTGGCATCGCTTTTTTCCTAACTCTTTCCCTACATTATGTCCTAACCTTAGCAATCTTTGCTATACCAAGCATTTTGAAACCAATGAGCCAATTTTATTACAACAAGGTCAGGTAGGAACGGTTGTGATGGAACTTGGTAAGGATATGTTTGAAATAGAATTTTCTGACCGAGAGGGTATTCCTTATGCAATGGAAACACTTGCCTCTAATCAATTACTTGTTCTTCATCAAGAACCAATACCAGCAATACCAGAAGAGCGCTTTATTTCCGCATAA
- the hemE gene encoding uroporphyrinogen decarboxylase → MTEANDLPYLLRVARGEVVKRPPVWMMRQAGRYMKVYRDLRDKYPSFRERSENPDLAIEISLQPWRAFQPDGVIMFSDILTPLPGIGIPFDIVESKGPIIDPPIRSQSQVDQLHPLDPESSLPFIKTILGTLRKEVGNQSTVLGFVGAPWTLAAYAIEGKSSKDYKVIKQMAFSEPAILHSFLNKIAEAIAVYVRYQIDCGAQLVQLFDSWAGQLSPQDYDTFALPYQQKVVKLVRETHPDTPLILYISGSAGILERMGKSGVDIVSVDWTVDMADARQRLGKAMKVQGNMDPGVLFGSQDFIKERILDTVRKAGQGGHIFNLGHGVLVGTPEDNVRFFFETAKQVDQLL, encoded by the coding sequence ATGACAGAAGCAAATGATTTGCCCTACCTTCTGCGGGTAGCCAGGGGCGAAGTAGTTAAGCGTCCGCCTGTGTGGATGATGCGCCAGGCTGGCCGTTATATGAAAGTTTATCGAGATCTGCGGGATAAATATCCAAGCTTCCGGGAGCGGTCAGAAAATCCAGACTTGGCCATCGAAATCTCCCTCCAGCCCTGGCGAGCCTTCCAACCCGATGGGGTGATCATGTTTTCCGACATTCTAACCCCTCTGCCCGGCATTGGCATTCCCTTTGACATTGTGGAAAGTAAAGGGCCCATCATCGACCCTCCCATCCGCAGCCAATCCCAGGTGGATCAACTCCATCCCCTCGATCCGGAATCCAGTCTGCCCTTTATCAAAACTATTTTAGGAACCCTGCGAAAGGAAGTGGGCAACCAATCCACTGTGTTGGGTTTTGTTGGTGCTCCCTGGACCCTAGCCGCCTATGCCATTGAAGGAAAAAGCTCCAAAGATTACAAAGTAATCAAGCAAATGGCCTTTTCTGAGCCGGCCATTCTCCACAGTTTCCTCAATAAAATTGCCGAGGCGATCGCCGTTTACGTTCGTTACCAAATCGACTGTGGTGCCCAACTGGTGCAATTATTTGATTCTTGGGCTGGTCAACTAAGCCCCCAAGACTACGACACCTTTGCCCTCCCCTATCAGCAAAAAGTGGTCAAGCTGGTCAGGGAAACCCATCCTGATACACCGCTAATTCTTTATATCAGCGGCAGTGCAGGCATTCTGGAACGCATGGGCAAATCCGGGGTGGACATTGTCAGTGTGGACTGGACAGTGGACATGGCCGACGCTCGCCAACGCTTGGGTAAAGCAATGAAAGTACAGGGTAATATGGACCCCGGTGTCTTGTTCGGCTCCCAAGACTTTATCAAAGAGCGGATTTTGGACACTGTGCGGAAAGCGGGTCAAGGTGGCCACATTTTCAACCTCGGCCATGGCGTTTTGGTGGGTACTCCAGAAGATAATGTTCGCTTCTTCTTTGAAACAGCTAAACAAGTGGATCAATTACTGTAA
- a CDS encoding DUF5615 family PIN-like protein — MQNATPDTTINLISISEQRILITKDSDFWDSFCIQGQSHKLLLVTTGNISNKELEVIFIKNLEKIIEPFENYSLIEISRDAVVVHQ, encoded by the coding sequence TTGCAAAATGCTACACCAGATACGACAATTAATCTGATTTCAATTTCTGAACAAAGAATTTTGATTACCAAGGATTCTGATTTTTGGGATTCATTTTGTATTCAAGGACAATCTCATAAACTTTTACTGGTTACTACAGGGAACATCAGCAACAAAGAACTAGAGGTTATTTTCATTAAAAATCTAGAAAAAATAATCGAACCATTTGAAAACTATTCCTTAATTGAAATAAGCCGAGACGCAGTTGTAGTTCATCAATAA
- a CDS encoding WYL domain-containing protein, producing the protein MPQTRQIIREISSTFWLLREILPYGQDCQVISPEGVRQRVIVELTSAVQNYGLNGDDPRASFMDRRQN; encoded by the coding sequence TTGCCCCAAACCCGTCAGATAATTCGGGAAATTAGTAGTACTTTTTGGCTTTTGCGGGAAATATTGCCCTATGGCCAAGATTGTCAGGTAATTAGTCCTGAGGGAGTACGGCAAAGGGTCATAGTTGAACTAACTTCCGCAGTGCAAAACTATGGTTTAAATGGCGACGATCCCAGGGCTTCGTTCATGGATCGACGGCAGAATTGA
- a CDS encoding adenosine kinase: MGHKYDVYGMGNALVDMEFEVTPEQLVSLGIDKGVMTLVEEARENELIAHLAQQRGKQSSGGSAANTLVALAQLGGTGFYACKVGKDEAGAFYLQDLNACGLDTNPHHETAGEGITGKCLVFVTPDADRTMNTFLGISDSLSVTEMDWPALRQSQYLYLEGYLVTSPSAKAACIEAKAIAEQSGVKTCLSLSDPNMAKFFQDGLREMLGSGVDLLFANEAEALEMAGTTDLNQAIAYCKTIAKNFALTRGGEGSLIFDGENLLTIGAPKVQPIDTVGAGDMYAGGFLYGLTHGMDYEKTGQLASETAAKVVTCYGPRLETATLQGILQSVQTV; the protein is encoded by the coding sequence ATGGGTCATAAATACGATGTCTATGGTATGGGTAATGCCTTGGTGGATATGGAATTTGAGGTTACCCCAGAGCAACTGGTCAGCCTAGGCATCGATAAAGGGGTGATGACCTTGGTGGAGGAAGCCAGAGAAAATGAACTAATTGCCCATTTGGCCCAACAGCGAGGCAAACAAAGCAGTGGCGGATCGGCGGCTAATACCCTGGTGGCCCTAGCCCAACTGGGAGGTACCGGTTTTTACGCTTGTAAAGTGGGCAAAGATGAAGCGGGGGCCTTTTACCTCCAGGATTTGAACGCTTGTGGTCTTGATACGAATCCTCACCATGAGACCGCCGGGGAAGGAATTACCGGTAAATGCTTGGTTTTTGTCACTCCCGATGCAGATCGCACCATGAATACTTTTTTGGGCATTAGCGATAGTTTGTCGGTGACGGAAATGGATTGGCCAGCGTTACGGCAATCCCAATATCTTTACCTAGAAGGATATCTAGTCACTTCTCCTAGTGCCAAGGCGGCCTGCATCGAAGCTAAGGCGATCGCCGAACAGTCCGGGGTGAAGACCTGTCTATCCCTATCCGATCCCAACATGGCTAAATTTTTCCAAGACGGTTTAAGGGAAATGCTGGGGTCAGGGGTGGATCTACTATTTGCCAATGAAGCGGAAGCCCTAGAAATGGCCGGGACTACAGACCTTAATCAGGCGATCGCCTACTGCAAAACTATTGCCAAAAACTTTGCCCTAACCAGGGGGGGAGAAGGCTCATTAATTTTTGATGGCGAAAATTTATTGACCATTGGTGCCCCTAAAGTCCAACCCATTGATACGGTGGGAGCAGGCGATATGTACGCCGGGGGATTTTTATATGGCTTAACCCACGGCATGGACTATGAAAAAACTGGGCAACTAGCTTCGGAAACAGCAGCCAAAGTAGTTACCTGTTACGGCCCCCGCTTAGAAACGGCAACACTGCAAGGAATTTTACAGTCTGTTCAAACCGTTTGA
- a CDS encoding DNA phosphorothioation-associated putative methyltransferase — MADIHNFVDIQHALNGLNFGKRLPDALYIHYSTIPYLPSILQNYESYTRQIFYENYQFESHQDLQFTLIKFNLSEPKISYLNYPDFDLDAHPALAQSTQVNLELNDCQVRHYGENPPILHRKETFVCADYPLYETFVALTQAEEKLGLLANSRQIGHRQQWKKRLQQFRVRIEDHKLIEIKESVHQSPKIDRHKAAIVRRQMSRPVRSLFDADLLSQGMTFFDYGCGHGEDLKFVSEKGFTVQGWDPFYKPDSDRHPADVVNLGYVINVIENPAERREALVQAWELTQKILVVSAQVLIADGGLGHIAYGDGVITSRNTFQKYYDQEELKLYIDQVLGVDAIPVALGTYFVFRDESQAETFRASRFRSRASTPRLRLSVKRFEDYQELLKPLMNFLMERGRLPKKGELEAEAEICAEFKTLTRAFKVIEQATDAEDWQRITEQRKQDIQIYLALSHFAKRPRFSHLADNLQTDIKVLFGTYKEACLLSDMMLFSLGDLQNLADIAQRSPVGICSKKALVVHISALENLDPLLRLYEGCASRTVGRLDNVTLVRFYLHEPKIAYIFCPDFDTNPHPRWQMMMQIGLQDLRVRYKEYDPDYAPVVHRKERLVMTEYPLVEKFAKLSQQEEDWGLLDNWSEIQLWPGWQKVLREMGVEFNGNRLQWRKDTDLYQMRLMKAQIQARRRQK, encoded by the coding sequence ATGGCGGATATTCACAACTTTGTTGATATTCAACATGCACTTAATGGTTTAAATTTTGGTAAACGCTTACCTGATGCGCTCTATATTCATTACTCCACCATTCCCTATTTGCCATCTATTTTACAAAATTATGAGAGCTATACTCGACAAATTTTTTATGAAAACTATCAATTTGAATCACATCAAGATTTACAATTTACGCTGATTAAATTTAATCTCAGCGAACCCAAAATTTCTTATCTCAATTACCCTGATTTTGATTTAGATGCCCATCCGGCCTTAGCACAAAGTACACAGGTCAATTTAGAGTTGAATGATTGCCAGGTTCGCCATTACGGGGAGAATCCTCCCATCCTGCACCGTAAGGAAACCTTTGTCTGTGCCGATTATCCTTTGTATGAAACCTTTGTCGCGTTAACCCAGGCGGAGGAAAAACTTGGTTTATTAGCTAATTCTCGCCAGATCGGTCATCGTCAGCAGTGGAAAAAACGACTGCAACAGTTTCGGGTCAGGATTGAAGACCATAAGTTAATTGAGATTAAGGAATCTGTCCATCAATCTCCTAAAATTGACCGTCACAAAGCCGCTATTGTTCGACGACAAATGTCCCGTCCGGTGCGGTCGCTATTTGACGCTGACTTACTCAGCCAGGGGATGACCTTTTTTGACTACGGTTGCGGCCATGGAGAGGATCTAAAATTTGTTTCGGAAAAAGGGTTTACAGTTCAGGGGTGGGACCCTTTTTATAAACCTGATAGCGATCGCCATCCTGCGGATGTAGTCAATCTGGGTTATGTGATTAATGTCATTGAAAATCCAGCGGAAAGACGGGAAGCATTAGTCCAAGCATGGGAACTAACCCAAAAAATATTGGTGGTTTCAGCCCAGGTGTTGATTGCCGATGGTGGATTGGGGCACATAGCCTATGGCGATGGGGTGATTACAAGCCGCAATACGTTTCAGAAATATTATGACCAAGAAGAACTAAAGCTTTACATTGATCAAGTCTTAGGGGTTGATGCTATCCCGGTGGCGTTGGGTACTTATTTTGTGTTTCGAGATGAGTCCCAAGCAGAAACCTTCCGGGCCTCTCGGTTCCGATCACGGGCAAGTACGCCACGCCTTCGTTTATCGGTGAAAAGGTTTGAGGATTATCAGGAGCTACTGAAACCATTGATGAATTTCTTAATGGAACGAGGTCGTTTGCCAAAGAAAGGGGAATTAGAAGCTGAAGCAGAAATTTGTGCTGAGTTTAAGACCTTAACTCGTGCGTTTAAAGTGATTGAGCAGGCAACAGATGCGGAGGATTGGCAAAGGATTACAGAACAGCGTAAACAGGATATTCAAATTTATTTGGCTTTGTCTCACTTTGCTAAACGTCCTCGTTTTAGTCATTTGGCTGATAACTTACAGACTGATATTAAGGTGCTATTTGGCACTTATAAAGAGGCTTGTTTATTGTCGGATATGATGTTATTTAGTTTGGGAGACTTGCAGAATTTAGCGGATATTGCCCAACGCAGTCCGGTGGGAATTTGCTCCAAGAAGGCCTTGGTGGTTCATATTAGTGCCCTGGAAAACCTTGACCCATTATTACGTTTATATGAGGGCTGTGCGAGTCGGACGGTGGGACGATTGGATAATGTGACGTTGGTGCGGTTTTATCTCCATGAACCGAAAATTGCTTATATCTTCTGTCCAGATTTTGATACCAATCCCCATCCTCGCTGGCAGATGATGATGCAGATTGGTTTACAGGATTTGCGAGTTCGTTACAAGGAATATGACCCAGATTATGCTCCAGTGGTGCATCGCAAGGAGCGATTGGTCATGACAGAGTATCCCTTAGTTGAAAAGTTTGCCAAGTTGTCACAACAGGAAGAAGATTGGGGATTACTGGATAATTGGTCGGAAATTCAATTATGGCCAGGTTGGCAAAAAGTATTGCGAGAAATGGGAGTCGAGTTTAATGGAAACCGTCTTCAGTGGCGTAAGGATACAGATCTTTATCAAATGAGGCTAATGAAAGCTCAGATTCAGGCACGGCGAAGACAAAAGTAA
- a CDS encoding DUF433 domain-containing protein, giving the protein MTIEEILEDYDDLERDDILAVLAYATKLTQVKSIHNVIV; this is encoded by the coding sequence ATGACTATAGAAGAAATTCTTGAAGATTATGATGACTTAGAGCGGGATGACATTTTGGCAGTATTAGCCTATGCAACTAAGTTAACCCAAGTAAAAAGCATCCATAACGTTATTGTATGA
- a CDS encoding IS630 transposase-related protein: MPAPYSIDLREKAVSAVEKGEKKSHVCRTLNISRNTLDLWIKKKKETGSVAAKRDYERGPRPKIDDLDKFREFAEENGHLTQKQMAEKWPESVSRIRISKALKKIGFTRKKNLYLQGNRRGSEKGI, translated from the coding sequence ATGCCAGCCCCCTACAGTATAGATCTAAGAGAGAAAGCGGTAAGTGCAGTAGAAAAAGGAGAGAAGAAAAGCCATGTCTGCCGAACACTGAACATTAGTCGCAACACCTTAGACCTATGGATAAAAAAGAAGAAAGAAACAGGAAGTGTGGCCGCGAAGAGAGATTATGAGCGTGGTCCACGACCGAAAATAGATGATTTGGATAAATTCAGAGAATTTGCGGAGGAGAACGGTCATTTAACGCAAAAACAAATGGCAGAAAAATGGCCAGAGTCCGTAAGTAGAATAAGAATAAGTAAGGCTCTAAAGAAAATAGGGTTTACTAGAAAAAAAAACTTATATTTACAGGGAAATAGAAGAGGAAGCGAGAAAGGCATTTGA
- a CDS encoding DUF4922 domain-containing protein produces MAESYLLPGQLWPRLLAQSDHALKTGALQPITTAVTTLEEREINFVVRILTQIHRKKITTEHQHRQKINPFLPYDPDLFVGHFSETHLGLLNKFKVVDQHLLIVTREFEDQQNPLTLGDFTVAVQVLKEKEGLVFYNSGPKAGASQPHRHLQWIPFPLVENSQKFPLANHFIQAKNLPFKTAIAPLTVDVINQADGGKICYQIYQDMLQQLGLQTTVEARPHPYNLLMTREFLAIIPRSQQSYQDIEVNALGFAGGLLVRNQQQLELLQQLGPWQLLQQVGVAQ; encoded by the coding sequence ATGGCTGAATCCTATCTCCTCCCCGGTCAATTGTGGCCCCGTTTACTAGCCCAGAGTGACCACGCTCTCAAAACCGGAGCCCTCCAACCCATCACTACGGCGGTAACTACCTTGGAGGAGAGAGAAATAAACTTTGTGGTACGGATTCTGACCCAAATCCATCGCAAAAAAATTACCACTGAACACCAACATCGCCAGAAAATTAATCCATTTTTGCCCTACGACCCCGATCTATTTGTGGGACATTTTTCCGAGACCCATTTGGGATTGCTGAATAAATTCAAGGTAGTAGATCAACATTTATTAATTGTCACGCGGGAGTTTGAAGATCAACAAAATCCTTTGACCCTAGGGGATTTCACAGTGGCAGTACAGGTATTAAAAGAAAAAGAAGGATTAGTATTTTATAACAGCGGCCCTAAAGCGGGGGCCAGTCAACCGCACCGTCATTTACAATGGATTCCCTTTCCTTTGGTGGAAAATAGTCAAAAATTTCCCCTGGCGAACCATTTTATTCAAGCAAAAAACCTGCCATTCAAAACGGCGATCGCCCCCCTCACCGTGGATGTGATTAACCAAGCCGACGGAGGCAAAATTTGTTACCAAATTTATCAGGATATGTTGCAGCAATTAGGCTTACAAACCACGGTGGAAGCAAGGCCCCACCCCTACAATCTGTTAATGACTAGGGAGTTTTTGGCGATCATACCCCGTTCCCAGCAATCCTACCAAGACATTGAAGTTAATGCACTAGGTTTTGCTGGTGGCTTACTGGTGAGAAATCAACAACAGCTGGAGCTGTTGCAGCAACTAGGGCCGTGGCAACTACTGCAACAGGTGGGGGTCGCACAATAA
- a CDS encoding transposase, translated as MIFEGYCNAQVVCTWIEEMLLPELIPGQILIMDNASFHPKERIKALVAKAGCEVIFLPPYSPDLNKIEKFWARLKRYVSQLVSNGESLISALDIALREMS; from the coding sequence ATGATATTTGAAGGATACTGTAACGCTCAAGTAGTATGCACGTGGATAGAAGAAATGTTATTACCAGAGTTAATACCAGGTCAGATACTAATCATGGATAATGCAAGCTTTCATCCGAAAGAAAGAATAAAGGCATTGGTAGCAAAAGCTGGGTGTGAGGTTATATTTTTACCACCATATTCACCAGACTTGAACAAAATTGAGAAGTTCTGGGCGAGACTAAAACGTTATGTTTCCCAACTTGTTAGTAATGGAGAATCGCTGATTTCTGCATTGGATATAGCGTTGAGAGAAATGTCCTAA
- a CDS encoding DUF433 domain-containing protein — MNNSKILLQRITIDSAICHGKPCIRGFRYPVENILYIRTSQFWYDYRRNS; from the coding sequence ATGAACAATTCTAAGATTTTGCTGCAACGTATCACAATTGACTCAGCTATATGCCATGGTAAACCCTGTATTCGTGGTTTCCGTTATCCGGTAGAAAATATATTATATATTAGAACTTCTCAGTTCTGGTATGACTATAGAAGAAATTCTTGA